A window of Cloacibacillus sp. An23 contains these coding sequences:
- a CDS encoding ABC transporter permease, whose product MSIDGFHKFLKRGGAEGAFQPLLLLVALAVMVLVLSLYSDFFMTRRNWLNILDNHMSHQLLLAIGMTFVISSGGIDLSSGAILALSGIVLACALGAGAGVPLAVAAALLSAAAMGAFNGLLAANFTINPLIITLGTASLFRGLAIIITGGTPIYGLPKEFLALTQPFLSVPTPVWISAAALVLALVALNCTKWGLYTLAVGSNCEALRRLGVNVAAHKVSVYAVSGFLAGLASLIVAARLSTAEATAGVGMEMSAITAVVMGGTLLKGGRGTIAGTAVACLMLSVIRNGLTMLSVNAHYQEFIIGALLLAAVIATELRHKKRAAAGAPKMREKK is encoded by the coding sequence ATGTCGATTGACGGATTTCATAAATTTTTGAAGCGCGGCGGCGCGGAGGGGGCTTTTCAGCCGCTTCTGCTGCTCGTTGCGCTCGCGGTGATGGTGCTGGTCCTCAGCCTTTATTCGGACTTTTTCATGACGCGGCGCAACTGGCTGAACATACTGGACAACCACATGTCGCACCAGCTTCTGCTCGCGATAGGCATGACCTTCGTAATTTCGTCGGGCGGCATAGATCTGTCGTCCGGGGCGATACTCGCGCTCTCGGGCATCGTGCTCGCCTGCGCGCTCGGGGCCGGGGCCGGCGTGCCGCTCGCCGTCGCGGCGGCGCTCCTGTCCGCCGCGGCCATGGGCGCGTTCAACGGCCTGCTCGCCGCGAACTTTACGATAAACCCGCTCATCATCACGCTGGGCACGGCGTCGCTCTTCCGCGGCCTCGCGATAATCATAACGGGCGGCACGCCGATTTACGGCCTGCCGAAGGAATTTCTCGCGCTGACGCAGCCGTTTTTGTCCGTCCCGACGCCGGTCTGGATCTCCGCCGCCGCGCTCGTCCTCGCTCTCGTCGCGCTGAACTGCACGAAATGGGGGCTCTACACGCTCGCAGTCGGAAGCAACTGCGAGGCTCTGCGCCGCCTCGGCGTCAACGTCGCGGCGCACAAGGTCTCCGTCTACGCGGTCAGCGGCTTCCTCGCGGGGCTCGCGTCGCTGATAGTCGCGGCGCGCCTCTCCACGGCGGAGGCGACGGCGGGCGTTGGGATGGAAATGAGCGCGATAACGGCGGTCGTCATGGGCGGCACGCTGCTGAAGGGCGGCCGCGGCACGATTGCCGGGACGGCTGTCGCCTGCCTCATGCTGTCCGTGATACGCAACGGGCTGACGATGCTCAGCGTCAACGCCCATTATCAGGAATTTATCATCGGAGCGTTGCTCCTGGCGGCGGTGATAGCGACGGAGCTGAGACACAAAAAGCGCGCCGCCGCGGGAGCGCCGAAGATGAGAGAGAAAAAATAA